DNA from Oikeobacillus pervagus:
CCGCCGTTTTTATTATATTATTTCGTTTAAAAAGAGTTACAATTTCCTCAGGAATATGCACACTAGTCTTCATAAGAATCACCTTTTTTTCTTTTCCATGATTTCACTATAGCATAGGACAATTTTCACTATCTACAAAGTCAAAGAAAAGACATAATTTTTTACAACGAATTTACCGTTTTTAACTTATATAATATACAAAAGAACTATATGATTCATCTTATTTTCAAAAATAAAGCTTAGGACTTGGTACAGGGGATATTCTTCCTGTTGTTTTTTAAATGTATGTTTTGAGGCTTTTGGTGTCAGAATATGATTGATGAATTTGGAAAAGGAGGTTGGCTTATGGCTCAACAGAGACAATTTCGTGCTGGTCAAAAGGCTCCTAATAATGGAATTTATGTGGAAATTGGTGAGACAGGCAGTATGGTGAAAAATCCAAAATCAGTAAAATTAAGAACGGGTGATCGTTTTCCGGAAAATTCCAATGACGATCGCTATTGGACTTATAAAAGAAAACCATAAGGTGAAACTTCATTCAATGGTTTTTTCGTCCTTCTCGGAATATTAGTGAATTTGTAAAATTAGTACAAATGATGAACATTTTAAAAAAATCAAGCCATCCACGAATTGGATGGCTTTACCTTTTTAGTTGTCGTCGATTATAATAGTTTAAAGGTCAAAAAAGGTCAATGACGGAGGGATAGGTATGGATATGCAAAAGATGACAAATTCAGTTCAACAAGCTTTCATCACAGCCCAACAACTTTGCAAGGAATATAAACATACTGAAATTGATGTTCCCCATTTCTTATTTGGACTCACCGAACAACAAGAAAGTCTATTTGCAACGATTTTTGAAAGAGCTGGGATTTCCGATCAAGAGATCCGATATTTTTTGCAAGATTTAATCAAGAAAAAGCCGACAGTAGAAGGGGGAGGAGTTCAGTATGGTTCCTATTTGTCTGCTTCCCTTCATCAGCTACTTCAAAAAGCTGAGGACGAAATGAGAAAGTTAGACGATGAATATGTTTCAGTTGAACATATTGTGTTGGCTGTTTTCGAAATCCATAATCATGAGATTGAGCCATTTTTACAAAAAGAGAAGATAAAGAAAAAAGATATAAATAATATCATAATGGGAATAAGGGGGAATCAAAAAGTGACGTCACAAAATCCGGAGTCAAGTTATGAAGTGTTAAAGAAATATGGTCGAGATTTAGTTGCGGAAGTTCGAGAAGGTAAAGTAGACCCTGTCATCGGAA
Protein-coding regions in this window:
- a CDS encoding YjzC family protein, with product MAQQRQFRAGQKAPNNGIYVEIGETGSMVKNPKSVKLRTGDRFPENSNDDRYWTYKRKP